In a genomic window of Deltaproteobacteria bacterium:
- a CDS encoding right-handed parallel beta-helix repeat-containing protein, whose translation MRRIARNVPLTLALALAALAPGLAQAQTATIYVSKSGNDTTGDGTAAAPFATISRGEGELAPGEILEIGAGVYDEQLNVDHGGNPSQPAIIRAASGATVIIQGSRGGGSPRPATSGEALVAITTDHVTLQGIEIRHSNGTGLRISDASNVKIVNCKVHDNDRSGVEFDGSGTSITSGWLQDSQIYSNVLVNSGHTSTSTPSHAVVVYLANNVQVTGNTIYTNHHTGVFVAESSGALVQNNTIRDNFVDNVYIMESSTANVARNRVYCTTGAGFDSAGFRPNGIAFEDSATSTGHQVTNNLVRNCGLSFTWLAGGTGAGMKNTVIANNTFVLGQQHGVILDGGAHAGAFFRNNLVMQSAGDMIDVGTPSTGIAFSHNAWYGGATAPVAPIAQSSDVTTDCLLVNSGDAAAAATSFQIAAGSPCRDKGTAVTQVTTDYFGTARPQGAAYDIGAHEASGAATADAGVKVDGAVKTDGAVKTDGAVKTDGGIKTDGAAKTDGAVKTDGAAKTDGAAKTDGAAKTDGGVKTDGAAPTADGAAAKDSAAPAGDGSIGGDKGTTSSGGCSCRVGEDSASIGSMLGLLALALLLRGRRRNGR comes from the coding sequence ATGAGACGAATTGCGCGCAACGTGCCCCTGACGTTGGCCCTGGCTCTCGCGGCGCTCGCGCCCGGGCTGGCCCAGGCCCAGACGGCAACCATCTACGTTTCCAAGAGCGGCAACGACACGACCGGCGACGGCACGGCCGCGGCCCCCTTCGCGACCATCTCACGCGGCGAAGGGGAGCTCGCCCCGGGCGAGATCCTGGAGATCGGAGCCGGCGTCTACGACGAGCAGCTGAACGTCGACCACGGCGGAAACCCGTCCCAGCCGGCCATCATCCGCGCGGCCAGCGGGGCCACGGTGATCATCCAGGGCTCACGGGGGGGAGGCTCGCCGCGGCCGGCCACCTCGGGCGAGGCGCTGGTCGCCATCACGACCGATCACGTCACGCTCCAGGGGATCGAGATCCGGCACTCCAACGGCACGGGGCTGCGGATCTCCGACGCGAGCAACGTGAAGATCGTCAACTGCAAGGTTCACGACAACGACCGGAGCGGCGTGGAGTTCGATGGCTCGGGTACGTCGATCACGAGCGGCTGGCTGCAGGACTCGCAGATCTACTCCAACGTGCTGGTGAACAGCGGCCACACCTCCACCTCCACGCCCAGCCACGCGGTCGTGGTCTACCTGGCCAACAACGTCCAGGTCACCGGCAACACGATCTATACGAACCACCACACGGGCGTCTTCGTGGCCGAGAGCAGCGGCGCGCTGGTGCAGAACAACACCATCCGCGACAACTTCGTGGACAACGTCTACATCATGGAGTCCTCGACGGCTAACGTGGCCCGGAACCGGGTCTACTGCACCACCGGCGCCGGTTTCGACTCGGCCGGGTTCCGGCCGAACGGCATCGCCTTCGAGGACAGCGCCACCTCCACCGGTCATCAGGTGACCAACAACCTGGTGCGCAACTGCGGGCTCTCCTTCACGTGGCTCGCCGGGGGCACGGGCGCGGGCATGAAGAACACCGTGATCGCCAACAACACCTTCGTGCTCGGACAGCAGCACGGCGTCATCCTGGACGGCGGCGCCCATGCGGGGGCGTTCTTCCGCAATAACCTCGTCATGCAGTCGGCCGGCGACATGATCGACGTCGGCACGCCGAGCACCGGCATCGCCTTCTCCCACAACGCCTGGTACGGCGGCGCCACCGCCCCCGTGGCACCGATCGCGCAGAGCTCGGACGTGACGACGGATTGCCTCCTCGTGAACTCCGGCGACGCAGCCGCCGCGGCGACGAGCTTCCAGATCGCCGCAGGCTCGCCCTGCCGCGACAAGGGCACGGCCGTCACGCAGGTCACCACCGACTACTTCGGCACGGCGCGGCCGCAGGGCGCGGCCTACGACATCGGCGCGCACGAGGCCTCCGGCGCCGCGACGGCCGACGCGGGCGTGAAGGTGGATGGCGCGGTGAAGACCGACGGAGCAGTCAAGACCGACGGCGCGGTCAAGACCGACGGCGGCATCAAGACCGACGGCGCGGCCAAGACCGACGGTGCGGTGAAGACCGACGGCGCGGCCAAGACCGACGGTGCGGCCAAGACCGACGGCGCGGCCAAGACCGACGGCGGCGTCAAGACCGACGGTGCGGCGCCCACGGCCGACGGCGCGGCGGCGAAGGACAGCGCGGCGCCCGCGGGCGACGGCAGCATCGGCGGCGACAAGGGCACCACCTCGAGCGGCGGCTGCAGCTGCCGCGTGGGCGAGGACTCGGCCTCGATCGGCTCTATGCTCGGCCTGCTCGCGCTGGCGCTACTGCTGCGCGGCCGGCGCCGGAACGGGCGCTAG